A portion of the Ardenticatenales bacterium genome contains these proteins:
- the pstA gene encoding phosphate ABC transporter permease PstA yields MSDYPEGTRLTALVKRRHQVGTIWRFLFLGATIVGIITLVTLIFNIINDSFGLVAVQNQITPDSLVLAIKEDNILHAAHTVASEDDNELVAGIQSDPNAIGFFGYAYYRQNQNTLRVLSIDGVTPSADSAESGAYPLARPLYLYTSEEALRTNPQVAAFINYVLTHVNEEIDDVGYFPASNTALQEARAAWLQASGLAGEALPPVDAAAVEGDLVIAGSSTIYPLAQRLLNRFHADGYQGQATLDSIGSTAGLRRLCVEGSADIANASRPINQAEFEACRDNNRTPLQIRIGTDALAVVVSTQNTFANDVDSAQLRHIFTDAATWSDAAPAWPTTPIDRYVPGADSGTLDFFAETLFLDELADLSADELVGILAANISNGLGRRLERDQRFFADRLVFEKEDVFAEVCRRAEPAAACNLPPRTQQNIYSLVLERVVQPQVQQTWSLSDSILRRSQVLAQAQRNYPNAELTFRSWLTPQFLTNPQSSEAEFAGVRTAVLGSLWTILITILFSFPIGVGAAVYLEEYARDTFINRLIKTNINNLAGVPSIIYGMLGLAIFVRVLEPISSGAAFGLVGDTTTANGRTILSAGLTLGLLILPIIIISAQEAIRAVPNSLRQASLGLGATKWQTVWHHVLPNAFSGILTGTILAMSRAIGETAPLVVVGASTFITVDPSGPFSKFTTLPIQIYQWTSRPQDEFRNIAAAAIIVLLVMLIALNASAIFLRNRYSRRTR; encoded by the coding sequence ATGAGCGACTATCCTGAGGGAACACGGCTGACCGCCCTGGTCAAACGTCGCCACCAGGTGGGGACTATCTGGCGCTTTCTCTTTCTCGGCGCAACCATCGTGGGCATTATCACGCTGGTCACGCTGATTTTTAACATCATCAACGACTCCTTTGGCCTGGTAGCCGTGCAAAACCAGATCACGCCAGACAGCCTGGTGCTGGCGATAAAAGAAGACAACATCCTCCACGCGGCGCACACAGTTGCCAGCGAGGATGATAATGAACTGGTTGCCGGCATTCAATCAGACCCCAACGCCATCGGATTCTTCGGTTACGCCTACTACCGGCAAAACCAAAACACCCTGCGCGTGTTGTCCATTGATGGCGTCACCCCCAGCGCGGACAGCGCCGAAAGCGGCGCATACCCCCTGGCGCGCCCCCTTTACCTCTACACCAGCGAAGAAGCCCTGCGCACCAATCCCCAGGTGGCTGCCTTCATCAACTATGTCCTCACCCACGTCAACGAGGAAATCGACGACGTGGGCTACTTCCCCGCCAGCAACACCGCCTTGCAAGAAGCGCGGGCGGCGTGGCTGCAAGCCAGTGGCCTCGCCGGAGAGGCGCTGCCGCCGGTGGATGCAGCCGCGGTGGAAGGGGATCTGGTTATTGCCGGCAGTTCCACCATCTACCCCCTGGCCCAACGACTGCTGAACCGCTTCCACGCCGACGGCTACCAGGGACAGGCCACCCTGGACAGCATTGGCAGCACCGCCGGCTTACGCCGCCTCTGCGTGGAAGGCAGCGCCGACATCGCCAACGCCAGCCGCCCCATCAATCAGGCCGAATTTGAAGCCTGCCGCGACAACAACCGCACCCCGCTGCAAATCCGCATCGGCACGGACGCCCTCGCTGTCGTCGTCAGCACGCAAAACACCTTTGCCAACGATGTGGATTCGGCGCAACTGCGCCACATCTTCACCGACGCCGCCACCTGGTCGGACGCTGCCCCCGCCTGGCCCACCACGCCCATTGACCGCTACGTGCCCGGCGCGGACAGCGGCACGCTGGACTTCTTCGCGGAAACGCTCTTCCTGGACGAACTGGCGGACCTATCCGCGGACGAACTGGTGGGCATCCTCGCCGCCAACATCTCCAACGGCCTGGGGCGGCGCTTGGAGCGGGACCAGCGATTCTTCGCCGACCGTCTGGTTTTTGAAAAAGAAGATGTCTTCGCCGAAGTATGCCGCCGCGCCGAACCCGCCGCGGCGTGCAACCTGCCCCCGCGCACGCAGCAGAACATCTACAGCCTCGTTCTGGAGCGCGTCGTGCAGCCGCAGGTGCAACAGACGTGGAGCCTCTCCGACTCCATTTTGCGCCGCTCGCAGGTGCTGGCACAGGCGCAGCGCAACTACCCCAACGCGGAACTCACGTTTCGCTCCTGGCTCACGCCCCAATTTCTCACCAATCCGCAATCCAGCGAAGCGGAATTCGCCGGCGTACGCACGGCCGTCCTCGGTTCCCTCTGGACCATCCTCATCACTATCCTCTTCTCCTTCCCCATTGGCGTGGGTGCGGCGGTCTATCTGGAAGAGTACGCGCGGGACACGTTCATCAATCGCCTGATCAAGACCAACATCAACAATCTCGCCGGCGTGCCCTCCATCATTTACGGCATGTTGGGTCTGGCCATCTTTGTGCGTGTGTTGGAGCCAATCAGCAGCGGTGCCGCCTTTGGCCTCGTCGGCGACACCACCACCGCCAATGGGCGCACCATTCTCTCCGCCGGCCTCACCCTGGGGCTGCTCATCCTACCCATCATCATCATCAGCGCCCAGGAAGCCATCCGCGCCGTTCCTAATTCGCTGCGCCAGGCCAGTCTGGGGCTGGGGGCCACCAAGTGGCAAACCGTCTGGCACCACGTGCTGCCCAATGCCTTCTCCGGCATCCTCACCGGTACGATTCTGGCGATGTCGCGCGCCATTGGCGAGACGGCCCCGCTGGTTGTCGTGGGCGCGTCCACCTTCATCACCGTGGACCCCAGCGGTCCGTTTTCTAAATTCACTACCCTGCCCATTCAGATCTACCAGTGGACCTCGCGTCCCCAGGATGAATTCCGCAACATTGCCGCCGCGGCCATCATCGTGCTGCTGGTGATGTTGATTGCCCTGAATGCCTCAGCCATTTTTTTGCGCAATCGTTATTCTCGGAGGACAAGATGA
- a CDS encoding transglycosylase SLT domain-containing protein → MGRWFGHVAALLLALIWLAGCADGNEGGVALMPASATPRPTPTLAVLARLTAPPTPAITPSLTPIPPTPTPTTTPSPTPSPTATPQPAAWLAQAERALAHQDYATAIDAFQASLAAAADLSPDEQARAHMGLTQAYLGVELWAEARDAVQPLLPATDEPPPLLPQATGDHPQAAQFLLALAAAAQGDCPTATAAYEAYLRANPDMAAYVQPHIAACDLLLDDRDAAIAAYEAAAVAPAHRLTIIDLRETLAGYYLQDGDFAAAMAQYDAIADLAVTDYTLGQVTFLAGSAALQAGDTEGAYARFRLAVNNYPRSYDSYQALVALVQAEEPVDAFQRGLVDYYAGVYVPAIDAFTTALADPDPRPDIPLYLAWCYAQLGDLDAALAQMDAYALLEPAAARIETARLYARAGLADQAIAAYESYVADFPDGPDAAQAAWSAAALSEQQGDLAGASARYRQMAAAYDWHEDAPEAMFRAGWLAWEARDEEAAFSAWSAAVAQYPAADYGAAALLWLLQRLPADAPVLPDLRAQAAAWPGVGYYTLRLRQVVAGAPPFSPATTLTLTADGTLASESEEALTTAAAWLADWWGATGNLQELSPALAEDDRLRRGAKLWQLGLYAEASRELDQVRQDYVQDALASYRLAVWFRDRGIYRLSILAAAAVQYLSDQAIFALPPHLARLLYPTYYADLILPLAREYDFDPLLQLALVRQESLFESFATSSAVAQGLSQVIPDTGVYIAQRLQWPDYENEDLYKPYVGLRFGAFYLAEQLRAFDGHVYAALAAYNAGPGNAARWEAQAPQDPDLFVEAITFAETRLYVERIFVGYQIYHALYSQPSR, encoded by the coding sequence ATGGGGCGATGGTTTGGACATGTCGCCGCCTTGCTGCTGGCGCTGATCTGGTTGGCGGGCTGCGCGGATGGGAATGAGGGGGGCGTGGCTTTAATGCCGGCATCCGCCACCCCACGCCCCACGCCCACCCTCGCCGTCCTCGCCCGCCTCACGGCGCCCCCCACGCCCGCCATCACCCCCTCACTCACCCCCATTCCCCCCACCCCCACCCCCACAACAACCCCCAGCCCCACACCCAGCCCAACCGCCACGCCCCAGCCCGCCGCCTGGCTGGCCCAGGCAGAACGCGCCCTCGCCCACCAGGACTACGCCACAGCCATCGACGCCTTCCAGGCCAGCCTGGCCGCCGCCGCCGACCTCTCGCCAGATGAACAGGCGCGGGCGCACATGGGACTGACGCAGGCATACCTGGGCGTGGAACTGTGGGCGGAGGCCCGCGACGCCGTGCAGCCGCTGCTGCCCGCGACGGACGAGCCCCCGCCCCTGCTACCACAAGCCACGGGCGACCACCCACAAGCGGCACAATTCCTGCTGGCCCTGGCTGCCGCCGCCCAGGGCGACTGCCCCACGGCCACCGCCGCCTACGAAGCCTACCTGCGCGCCAACCCGGACATGGCCGCCTACGTGCAGCCACACATCGCCGCCTGCGACTTGCTCCTGGACGACCGCGACGCGGCCATTGCCGCCTACGAGGCCGCCGCCGTCGCGCCCGCGCACCGCCTCACCATCATTGACCTGCGCGAAACGCTGGCCGGCTACTACCTGCAAGATGGCGACTTCGCGGCGGCGATGGCGCAGTATGACGCCATCGCCGACCTGGCCGTGACGGACTACACATTGGGGCAGGTGACGTTCCTGGCAGGCAGCGCCGCGCTGCAAGCGGGGGACACGGAAGGGGCGTATGCGCGTTTTCGCCTGGCGGTGAACAACTATCCGCGCAGCTACGACAGTTACCAGGCGCTGGTGGCGCTGGTGCAGGCGGAGGAACCGGTGGATGCATTTCAGCGGGGGTTGGTGGACTACTACGCGGGGGTGTATGTGCCGGCAATTGATGCCTTCACCACCGCCCTCGCCGACCCCGATCCCCGCCCCGACATCCCCCTCTATCTCGCCTGGTGCTACGCCCAACTGGGCGACCTGGACGCCGCGCTGGCGCAAATGGACGCCTACGCCCTTCTCGAACCCGCCGCCGCCCGCATTGAAACCGCCCGCCTCTACGCCCGCGCCGGGCTTGCGGACCAGGCCATCGCCGCCTACGAGTCCTACGTCGCCGATTTCCCCGACGGCCCCGATGCCGCCCAGGCCGCCTGGTCCGCCGCGGCCCTCAGCGAGCAGCAAGGGGACTTGGCCGGCGCCTCCGCCCGCTACCGCCAGATGGCCGCCGCCTACGACTGGCACGAGGACGCGCCGGAAGCAATGTTCCGCGCCGGCTGGCTGGCCTGGGAAGCCAGAGACGAAGAAGCCGCATTCTCCGCCTGGAGCGCGGCGGTGGCCCAATATCCCGCCGCCGACTATGGCGCGGCCGCCCTGCTCTGGCTGCTACAACGGCTGCCCGCCGACGCGCCCGTGCTGCCAGATTTGCGCGCCCAGGCCGCCGCCTGGCCGGGCGTTGGCTACTACACCCTACGCCTGCGGCAAGTCGTGGCCGGCGCACCCCCATTTTCCCCGGCAACGACACTGACGCTGACCGCCGACGGCACACTGGCAAGCGAGAGCGAAGAGGCGCTGACCACGGCGGCGGCCTGGCTGGCGGATTGGTGGGGCGCAACGGGCAATTTGCAAGAACTATCGCCGGCGCTGGCCGAGGATGACCGGCTGCGGCGGGGCGCGAAGCTGTGGCAGCTTGGTCTGTACGCGGAAGCGTCGCGGGAACTAGACCAGGTACGTCAGGACTATGTGCAAGACGCGCTGGCAAGCTACCGGTTGGCGGTCTGGTTTCGGGACCGCGGCATCTATCGCCTCTCCATCCTGGCTGCCGCCGCCGTGCAGTATCTCTCCGACCAGGCCATCTTCGCCCTGCCGCCACACCTGGCCCGCCTGCTCTACCCCACCTACTATGCGGACCTGATTTTGCCGTTGGCGCGGGAGTATGACTTCGATCCGCTGCTGCAACTGGCCCTGGTGCGCCAGGAAAGCCTGTTTGAGAGTTTTGCGACTTCCTCCGCCGTAGCTCAGGGGCTGAGCCAGGTCATCCCGGATACGGGCGTGTACATCGCGCAGCGGTTGCAGTGGCCGGATTATGAGAATGAGGATTTGTATAAGCCGTATGTGGGGCTGCGTTTTGGCGCGTTTTATCTGGCGGAGCAACTGCGCGCTTTTGATGGGCACGTTTATGCGGCGCTGGCGGCGTATAACGCGGGTCCGGGCAACGCGGCGCGTTGGGAGGCGCAGGCGCCGCAAGACCCGGACCTGTTTGTGGAGGCGATTACGTTCGCGGAAACGCGCTTATATGTGGAGCGGATTTTTGTGGGTTATCAGATTTATCACGCGCTTTATAGCCAGCCATCACGCTGA
- the pstC gene encoding phosphate ABC transporter permease subunit PstC, with the protein MADMTTSMMKSATSATGLTRKRRIGETIIQASLFLCGAISILTTVGIVYELGKEAMLFFSSPDVSLLEFFSSTHWQPAIGEFGIWPLVLGTVITSVLAMLVALPLGLGSAIYLSEYASERARNILKPTLEILAGIPTVVYGYFALTFMTPLLRRIFGEGVVQIFNSASAGIVVGILIIPLVASLSEDALHAVPRSLREAAYGLGATRLETSLKVVVPAALSGIAAAFVVAISRAIGETMVVAIAAGAGPKNFTLGKDGLFSFVFNPFLAAETMTGHIVRISGGDLSYDSIDYNSIFAIGLLLFVLTLGLNIVSRRIVARFREVYE; encoded by the coding sequence ATGGCCGATATGACGACATCCATGATGAAATCAGCCACCAGCGCAACAGGCCTGACCCGCAAACGTCGTATTGGCGAGACCATCATCCAGGCCTCGCTCTTTTTATGCGGGGCCATTTCCATCCTGACTACCGTGGGTATTGTTTATGAGTTGGGTAAGGAGGCCATGCTGTTCTTTAGCAGCCCGGACGTGTCCTTGCTCGAATTCTTCAGTTCGACCCACTGGCAGCCGGCCATTGGCGAATTTGGTATCTGGCCGCTGGTGTTAGGCACGGTCATCACCAGCGTCCTGGCGATGCTCGTAGCCCTGCCATTGGGGTTGGGCAGCGCCATCTACCTGAGCGAGTATGCTTCGGAGCGGGCGCGCAACATCCTGAAACCGACGTTGGAGATTCTTGCCGGCATTCCCACCGTCGTCTATGGGTATTTTGCTCTCACCTTCATGACGCCGCTACTGCGCCGCATTTTTGGCGAGGGCGTGGTGCAAATTTTCAATTCCGCTTCTGCCGGCATCGTCGTCGGCATCCTCATCATCCCCCTGGTCGCCTCCCTCAGCGAAGACGCCCTACACGCCGTCCCCCGCTCCCTGCGCGAAGCCGCCTACGGCCTGGGGGCCACTCGCCTGGAAACCTCCCTCAAAGTCGTCGTTCCCGCCGCCCTCTCCGGCATCGCCGCCGCCTTCGTCGTTGCCATCTCCCGCGCCATTGGCGAAACCATGGTCGTCGCCATCGCCGCCGGAGCCGGCCCCAAAAACTTCACCCTGGGCAAAGATGGCCTCTTCAGCTTCGTCTTCAATCCCTTCCTGGCCGCGGAAACAATGACGGGCCACATCGTACGCATCAGCGGCGGCGACCTCAGCTACGACTCCATTGACTACAACAGCATCTTCGCCATTGGCCTGCTCCTGTTTGTGCTGACGCTGGGACTGAACATTGTTAGCCGTCGCATTGTGGCCCGTTTCCGCGAGGTGTACGAATGA
- a CDS encoding response regulator transcription factor yields MSEKILIVEDDSVLRETLTYNLTRQGYDVITAADGRSAITLAEQQHPELILLDVMLPGLDGMEVCRRLRQQMSTPILMLTARTDEVDKIVGLEMGADDYITKPFSMRELLARVKAQLRRVRLMREEIAAETEEETREHDKESGRLVFRNLVIDQARREVLLDGAPARLKPKEYELLLFLARHRGIALSRDLILERVWGWTYDGSSRTVDVHVRWLREKIEPDPGNAQRIVTVRGIGYRFEG; encoded by the coding sequence ATGAGCGAAAAAATCCTGATTGTCGAAGACGATAGCGTTCTGCGCGAAACGTTGACCTACAACCTGACGCGCCAGGGATACGACGTGATCACCGCCGCCGATGGACGCAGCGCCATCACCCTGGCGGAGCAGCAGCACCCCGAACTGATTCTGCTTGACGTGATGCTGCCCGGATTGGACGGCATGGAAGTCTGCCGCCGCCTGCGCCAGCAAATGAGCACGCCTATTCTTATGCTCACCGCGCGCACCGATGAGGTAGACAAAATCGTGGGCCTGGAAATGGGCGCGGACGATTACATCACCAAGCCTTTTAGTATGCGCGAACTGCTGGCCCGCGTGAAAGCGCAACTGCGCCGGGTGCGCCTGATGCGCGAGGAAATCGCCGCGGAAACGGAGGAAGAAACCAGGGAGCATGACAAGGAGAGCGGGCGGCTGGTCTTTCGCAACCTGGTCATCGACCAGGCGCGGCGCGAGGTGCTGCTAGACGGCGCACCCGCGCGCTTGAAGCCGAAGGAGTACGAACTGCTCCTTTTTCTGGCGCGGCATCGGGGCATTGCCCTCTCCCGCGACCTGATCCTGGAGCGAGTTTGGGGGTGGACGTATGACGGCAGCAGCCGCACCGTGGATGTCCATGTGCGCTGGTTGCGCGAGAAGATTGAGCCGGATCCCGGCAACGCGCAGCGTATTGTCACCGTGCGTGGCATTGGCTATCGCTTCGAGGGTTGA
- the pstB gene encoding phosphate ABC transporter ATP-binding protein, producing the protein MTPTPRANGQYAIEARQMNIYYGSFHAVKEIDLRFHSRAITALIGPSGCGKSTVLRAFNRMNDLVPIARTEGEVLFQGSNIYAADVDPVEVRRRIGMVFQKPNPFPKTIYENVAWGARINGFRGDMHELVEQSLRQAALWDEVKDKLNQSGLSLSGGQQQRLCIARAIAVKPEIILMDEPASALDPIATLRIEELIQELKQNYTIIIVTHNMQQAARASDYTAFFTVDSNRTGYLVEYGPTNDIFTNPRNELTEQYITGRFG; encoded by the coding sequence ATGACGCCTACCCCACGCGCTAATGGTCAATATGCCATAGAAGCACGCCAGATGAACATTTATTACGGCAGTTTTCACGCCGTCAAAGAGATCGATCTGCGTTTCCACAGCCGGGCGATTACGGCCCTCATCGGACCTTCCGGCTGCGGCAAGAGTACGGTGCTGCGCGCGTTCAATCGCATGAACGACCTGGTTCCGATTGCGCGCACGGAAGGGGAGGTGCTGTTCCAGGGGAGTAACATTTACGCCGCCGACGTCGATCCCGTGGAGGTGCGGCGGCGGATTGGCATGGTCTTCCAGAAACCGAATCCATTCCCCAAGACGATCTACGAGAATGTGGCTTGGGGCGCGCGCATCAACGGCTTCCGCGGCGACATGCATGAATTGGTGGAGCAGTCGCTGCGGCAGGCGGCGCTGTGGGACGAGGTGAAGGATAAGCTGAATCAGAGCGGGCTGTCGCTCTCCGGCGGACAGCAGCAGCGGCTCTGCATTGCCCGCGCCATTGCCGTGAAGCCGGAGATTATTCTCATGGATGAGCCGGCTTCGGCGCTGGACCCCATTGCCACACTACGGATTGAGGAGTTGATCCAGGAGTTGAAGCAAAATTACACGATTATTATTGTCACGCACAACATGCAGCAGGCGGCGCGGGCGTCTGATTACACGGCGTTTTTTACGGTAGACTCGAATCGCACGGGGTATCTGGTGGAGTATGGTCCCACGAATGATATTTTTACGAATCCACGCAATGAGTTGACGGAACAGTATATTACGGGGCGGTTCGGTTAG
- a CDS encoding HAMP domain-containing protein, with translation MFTSFRWRIALPYVVLIWLLLFGLAYGLARPLCGATGNCRTIWLWGAGLAAIGLSIVLGRQVAAVIVRPISQLTLAARRIATGDDSARLLPARADEIGQLTTAFNAAIDNLRRLNASLAQEQHHLATVLRTMGGGVIIADGDGRVQRINPAALALLEVMRKDVAGASLAEVMRHHRLIEAWQECRHTGQEQTIALEVYTHNQTTFWQVIITPLAETTSQGYMVLIQDLTEIHRLQSVRRDFVSNISHELRTPLASLKALIETVHDSALDDPPAARRFLQRAVTEVDTMTQMVEELLELARIESGKVPLRLQATSLENIVQPVVERLYSQAERAEVEVVLNLPDDLPRVLVDAERIQRVLTNLLHNAVKFTLPGGQIHISVYVSDSERPQHQKPTLDRSPMVVVAVRDSGVGIPPTDLPRIFERFYKTDRARSRGGTGLGLAIARHLVQAHGGEIWVKSKEGKGSTFSFSLPTAS, from the coding sequence GTGTTCACGAGTTTCCGCTGGCGCATTGCGCTGCCGTATGTCGTCTTGATCTGGCTGCTGCTGTTTGGGTTGGCGTATGGGCTGGCGCGGCCCCTGTGCGGCGCGACGGGAAACTGTCGCACGATCTGGTTGTGGGGCGCGGGACTGGCGGCGATCGGGCTGTCGATTGTGCTGGGGCGGCAGGTGGCGGCGGTTATTGTGCGCCCCATTTCGCAGTTGACGCTGGCGGCGCGGCGTATCGCCACCGGGGATGATAGCGCACGCCTGCTGCCGGCACGCGCCGATGAAATTGGACAGTTGACGACGGCGTTCAATGCGGCAATTGACAATCTGCGCCGCTTGAATGCGTCGCTGGCGCAGGAGCAGCATCATCTGGCGACGGTGCTGCGGACGATGGGCGGCGGGGTGATTATCGCGGATGGGGATGGGCGTGTGCAGCGCATCAATCCCGCCGCTCTGGCGCTGCTGGAGGTGATGCGGAAGGATGTGGCGGGGGCGTCGCTGGCGGAGGTGATGCGTCACCATCGTTTGATTGAGGCGTGGCAAGAATGCCGGCACACCGGACAAGAACAAACCATCGCATTGGAAGTGTACACCCACAACCAGACCACATTTTGGCAGGTGATCATCACCCCCCTGGCGGAAACGACCAGTCAAGGCTACATGGTTCTGATCCAGGACCTCACCGAAATCCATCGGCTACAAAGTGTGCGCCGCGATTTCGTCAGCAACATTTCGCACGAACTGCGCACGCCCCTGGCCTCCCTCAAGGCATTGATCGAAACCGTACACGACAGCGCCCTGGACGATCCGCCCGCGGCACGCCGTTTTCTCCAGCGCGCCGTCACGGAAGTGGACACGATGACGCAGATGGTGGAAGAACTCCTGGAACTCGCGCGCATTGAGTCCGGCAAAGTGCCCTTGCGTCTGCAAGCCACCTCCCTGGAAAACATCGTACAGCCCGTGGTGGAACGGCTGTATTCCCAGGCCGAACGCGCCGAGGTAGAGGTAGTCCTGAATTTGCCGGATGATCTCCCCCGCGTTCTGGTGGACGCAGAGCGGATTCAGCGCGTTTTGACCAACCTGCTGCACAACGCCGTGAAGTTCACGTTGCCGGGAGGTCAAATTCATATCAGCGTTTATGTTTCTGACAGTGAGCGTCCCCAGCATCAGAAACCCACGCTCGACAGGTCGCCGATGGTAGTTGTCGCGGTGCGGGACAGCGGCGTGGGCATTCCGCCGACGGACCTACCGCGTATTTTTGAGCGATTCTACAAGACGGACCGCGCCCGCAGCCGCGGCGGCACGGGATTAGGGTTGGCAATTGCCCGCCACCTGGTGCAGGCGCATGGGGGGGAAATCTGGGTGAAGAGCAAAGAGGGGAAAGGGAGTACGTTTTCCTTTTCCCTGCCTACTGCCTCTTGA
- the phoU gene encoding phosphate signaling complex protein PhoU: protein MITRQNFDRDLQHVQDDVLSLGSMVEGALIDAVQVLRRRDMAGSRRLVEWDRRVNEKRFAIESNVLSLIARQQPVARDMRTLAAVLEIVTELERIGDYAKGIARINTALDHDFPHEAYMGTLTDMAQVASRMVHQSLEAFAWRDVALARQIPEQDDLVDEGYKEIYRALIAAIMKNPGITDNANSILWAAHNLERSADRAVNICERVVFTVTGEMVELSGA, encoded by the coding sequence ATGATAACCAGGCAAAATTTTGATCGAGACCTGCAACACGTCCAGGATGATGTCCTCAGTCTGGGCAGCATGGTTGAGGGCGCCCTCATTGATGCCGTACAGGTGTTGCGCCGCCGCGACATGGCCGGCTCCCGCCGCCTCGTGGAATGGGACCGGCGCGTCAACGAGAAGCGTTTCGCCATTGAAAGCAATGTTCTCTCATTGATTGCGCGGCAGCAACCCGTGGCCCGCGACATGCGCACGCTGGCCGCCGTGCTAGAAATCGTCACCGAACTGGAACGGATCGGGGATTACGCCAAGGGGATTGCCCGCATCAACACCGCCCTGGACCACGACTTTCCCCATGAGGCGTACATGGGCACACTCACCGACATGGCGCAGGTCGCCAGCCGCATGGTGCATCAATCGTTGGAAGCGTTTGCCTGGCGCGACGTGGCCCTGGCGCGGCAAATTCCTGAGCAAGATGATCTTGTTGATGAGGGATACAAAGAGATTTATCGCGCCCTGATTGCGGCCATCATGAAAAACCCAGGCATCACGGACAACGCCAACAGCATCCTCTGGGCGGCGCACAACCTGGAGCGGTCCGCCGACCGCGCCGTGAATATCTGCGAACGGGTGGTTTTTACCGTAACAGGGGAAATGGTCGAA
- a CDS encoding PstS family phosphate ABC transporter substrate-binding protein, whose product MQRKFFLFGIVAVLALMLAACGGNTTSEPQAAPTEAPAEPTTVPPTAEPAMDEGMLPAVDPLEVTGDIVTAGSSTVFPLSERMAERFQDEGYAGNITIDSIGSGAGFERFCVAGETDISNASRAIKDSEVESCRAIGREPIEFRVGTDALAVVVSKENDFITEATMEQLALIFSTAETWADVDPSWPAEPIQRFIPGTDSGTFDYFVEEVFDQDETPILAASNLQLSEDDNVLVQGVEGSPYAIGFFGYAYYQENKDKLTILSIDGVEATFDNVETSAYPLARPLFIYSTADIMKEKPQVAAFVDFYLTHVNEEIENVGYFPASEDALNKSMQNWLDANK is encoded by the coding sequence ATGCAACGTAAGTTCTTCCTTTTTGGTATTGTGGCGGTTCTGGCGCTGATGCTGGCTGCCTGTGGGGGCAACACGACGAGTGAACCGCAGGCGGCGCCGACGGAGGCGCCCGCCGAGCCAACGACTGTGCCCCCAACGGCTGAGCCGGCCATGGATGAAGGGATGCTGCCGGCAGTTGATCCGCTGGAAGTGACGGGCGACATCGTAACGGCGGGGAGTTCTACCGTCTTCCCCCTGTCCGAGCGTATGGCCGAGCGTTTCCAGGATGAAGGATATGCCGGCAATATCACCATCGACAGCATCGGCAGCGGCGCGGGTTTTGAGCGTTTCTGCGTCGCCGGTGAGACCGACATCTCCAACGCCAGCCGCGCCATCAAGGACAGCGAAGTTGAATCCTGCCGCGCCATTGGCCGTGAGCCTATCGAATTCCGCGTGGGCACGGACGCCCTGGCGGTGGTTGTAAGCAAAGAGAATGATTTCATCACCGAGGCCACGATGGAACAGTTGGCCTTGATTTTCTCTACGGCGGAAACGTGGGCGGACGTAGATCCTAGTTGGCCCGCCGAACCGATTCAGCGCTTCATTCCGGGCACGGACAGCGGTACGTTTGACTACTTCGTGGAAGAAGTGTTTGATCAAGACGAAACCCCCATCCTGGCCGCCAGCAACCTGCAACTGAGCGAAGACGACAACGTGCTGGTGCAGGGTGTGGAGGGCAGCCCCTACGCCATCGGCTTCTTTGGCTATGCCTACTACCAGGAAAACAAGGATAAGCTGACGATCCTCTCCATTGATGGCGTTGAGGCGACTTTCGACAACGTGGAAACCAGCGCCTATCCGCTGGCGCGCCCGTTGTTCATCTACAGCACTGCTGATATTATGAAAGAGAAGCCGCAAGTGGCCGCTTTTGTTGACTTCTACCTCACGCACGTGAATGAAGAGATCGAGAATGTGGGCTACTTCCCCGCCAGTGAAGATGCGCTGAACAAGTCCATGCAGAACTGGCTGGACGCGAACAAGTAA
- a CDS encoding arsenate reductase ArsC → MKRKRVLFLCTGNSCRSQMAEAMVNGLMGDVWEAESAGISPTHIVHPLALHVLAEINIETGRLYSKSVEPFRRTPFDFVITVCDDAHENCPLWPGQGRILHLGFPDPATATGSEEEKLAVFRHVRDDIRARVLSLLDQLAIATPE, encoded by the coding sequence ATGAAACGCAAACGAGTTTTGTTTTTGTGTACGGGGAATTCTTGTCGTAGTCAGATGGCGGAGGCGATGGTGAATGGGTTGATGGGGGATGTGTGGGAGGCGGAAAGTGCCGGCATTTCTCCCACCCACATCGTCCACCCCCTAGCTCTACACGTCCTCGCCGAAATCAACATCGAGACCGGTCGCCTCTACTCAAAATCCGTCGAGCCGTTCCGGCGCACACCCTTTGACTTCGTCATCACCGTCTGCGACGACGCCCACGAAAACTGTCCCCTCTGGCCAGGTCAGGGGCGCATTCTTCACCTCGGTTTCCCCGATCCCGCAACCGCCACGGGGAGCGAGGAAGAGAAACTGGCCGTCTTTCGCCACGTCCGTGACGACATCCGCGCCCGCGTGCTTTCGCTTCTGGATCAACTGGCCATTGCCACCCCCGAATAA